A segment of the Anopheles cruzii chromosome 2, idAnoCruzAS_RS32_06, whole genome shotgun sequence genome:
TGGCTTCGATTGGAACGAGTACCAGCAGGGTGTGATTTTGGGCGCCTTCTACTGGATCCACTGGGTCACGCAGATACCGGGCGGCATCCTGGCCCGGCGCTACGGCACGAAGCTCGTGTTCGGTGCCAGCAATGTAATCGGCTGTTGGCTGTGCTTCCTGATGCCGATCGCTTCTTACTGGGATTACCGCGTGCTTGTGTTTCTGCGCGTCCTCCAGGGGCTAGTATGTGTAAGTAGTACATCAGCTGATCGTTCAGGTTCCGGAGACTCACTCGCGTTGCTTTGCAGGGTCTAGCGTGGCCTGCGATGCACCATATGGCGGGTCAGTGGATtccgccgaacgaacggagcaAGTTCGTCACCGCTTACCTCGGCAGCTCGGTCGGAGTGGCCCTAAACTTCCCACTCTTCGGGTACATCATCGCTCGGACGTCCTGGGAGTACGTGTACCATTTCTGTGGCGTCTTCGGCACGGTCTGGTATGTGGCCTGGTTGTATCTGGTGTACGACTCGCCCGCCGAACATCCTCGCATTCACCCGAACGAGCGGAAGTTTATCGAAAGCTCGCTCGGCATCAGCCATCAACCGGAGCGGGCGAGTGAAAAGCACACCGGGGCCACCCCCTGGAAGCAGATCATCCTGTCGAAGGCCATGTGGATGACGGTCGTGGCCCAGTGGGGCGGTATCTGGGGTCTGTTTACGCTGATGACCCAGGCGCCCACTTATTTCAACAACGTTCACGGCTGGGGCATCGAGATGACGGGCTTCTTGTCGGGGATACCGCACCTTTGCCGGATGCTGTTCGCGTACGTGTTCTCCATCGTCGGTGACTACCTGCTGAAGAACGAACTCATGTCCCGGACGGGCGTTCGGAAGATGGGCGGCACGATGTGCTGCGTCGTGAACGGATTTTTCGTGCTGGGGTTGGCCTACAGTGGCTGCAACTCGGCGCTGGCCACCATCTTTCTGACGCTCGCTACGGCCGTCCACGGAGCGGTATCCACTGGGCCGCTTGCTAACCTGGTCGATATGAGCCCGCGGTATGCGGGGATACTTTTGGGAGTCTCCGGTATGATCAGCGTCGTACCCGGCTTCGTGTCACCGATCATCGTGGGCATGCTAGGCAATGTAGGCGCACGGTTCCGGCAAAAGATGGCCTCTTGCtaatctgtctctctctctctctgtctctgcaGCACACCGTAGAACAGTGGCGGACTATATTCCTGCTGTCCGCCGGGATGCTGATCGTTTGCGGGCTCATCTACATGGTGTTTGCCGACTCGACCACCCAGCCGTGGAACACTTCCGAAGcgcttcccggtgccggcgacCAAGACGAGCTGCAAAGTCTGAAGGGTGAGATGGCGACGAACACCGAACAGAGCCGAACGGTTAGACTAAGTTCCGTGTGAGTGTCGGCCACAGTATTACGCGCCCAAAGAATAAACCTCCGCCGGA
Coding sequences within it:
- the LOC128278380 gene encoding sialin-like, coding for MATEGAVSARTTLWYLVFVGFAVNYMIRINTNITIVAMIKQSNRELAGKTKVDYACYDEGAVQANGSSVTADESTSVTPKQDPAGLLRSREQKILSPEQMLMIFLKRDPQRDGFDWNEYQQGVILGAFYWIHWVTQIPGGILARRYGTKLVFGASNVIGCWLCFLMPIASYWDYRVLVFLRVLQGLVCGLAWPAMHHMAGQWIPPNERSKFVTAYLGSSVGVALNFPLFGYIIARTSWEYVYHFCGVFGTVWYVAWLYLVYDSPAEHPRIHPNERKFIESSLGISHQPERASEKHTGATPWKQIILSKAMWMTVVAQWGGIWGLFTLMTQAPTYFNNVHGWGIEMTGFLSGIPHLCRMLFAYVFSIVGDYLLKNELMSRTGVRKMGGTMCCVVNGFFVLGLAYSGCNSALATIFLTLATAVHGAVSTGPLANLVDMSPRYAGILLGVSGMISVVPGFVSPIIVGMLGNHTVEQWRTIFLLSAGMLIVCGLIYMVFADSTTQPWNTSEALPGAGDQDELQSLKGEMATNTEQSRTVRLSSV